A window of the Pseudomonas sp. B21_DOA genome harbors these coding sequences:
- a CDS encoding putative DNA-binding domain-containing protein, with translation MHSQQLALTRYLRDPDSYAPPAQMNPARAQVYLNLVLNNLLGLLGGTFPVLVAVLGNAGWRALVRRFLRDYRAQTPRFGEIAREFVDFVASLGDSPDHEHPWYPFLPELAHYEWVEMALQQLDAAPLQASDAAHLLDRPLRLSPLVWPLAYTWAVHRLGPGHLPSEPPEQPTLLLISRVPSGQVQFSQVSPLAFRLLQRIEQFPDMAGRAQLHALAAEAGASDVTGFVADALVLLRQLHAQAAVGVAATPVLKLLS, from the coding sequence TTGCACAGTCAGCAGCTCGCGCTGACCCGGTACCTGCGTGACCCGGACAGTTATGCGCCGCCTGCGCAGATGAATCCCGCAAGAGCGCAGGTCTATCTCAACCTGGTGTTGAACAATCTATTGGGCTTGCTGGGCGGAACGTTTCCGGTGCTGGTTGCCGTGCTGGGTAACGCCGGTTGGCGTGCGCTGGTACGACGTTTTTTGCGTGACTACCGCGCGCAGACACCACGCTTCGGAGAAATTGCTCGTGAGTTTGTAGACTTTGTAGCGAGCCTGGGGGACTCGCCTGATCATGAACATCCCTGGTACCCGTTCTTGCCTGAATTGGCCCATTACGAGTGGGTGGAAATGGCGCTGCAACAGTTGGACGCTGCGCCGTTACAGGCCAGTGATGCGGCGCATTTACTCGACCGTCCCCTCAGGCTTTCCCCACTCGTCTGGCCGCTGGCTTACACCTGGGCGGTACATCGTCTCGGGCCAGGTCATCTGCCTTCTGAACCGCCAGAACAACCGACGTTGCTGCTGATCAGCCGTGTGCCGAGTGGCCAAGTGCAGTTCTCCCAGGTCAGCCCTCTCGCGTTCCGTTTGTTGCAGCGGATCGAGCAGTTCCCTGACATGGCTGGTCGAGCGCAGTTGCACGCGTTGGCTGCGGAGGCTGGTGCTTCAGACGTGACCGGCTTCGTCGCTGACGCACTGGTGCTGCTGCGCCAGCTGCATGCGCAAGCTGCCGTCGGCGTAGCAGCGACACCCGTTTTAAAGCTGTTGTCCTGA
- a CDS encoding LysR family transcriptional regulator, which yields MNTNREQFPLPEDLKVFLTVIRKNGFANAAEELGYSPAYISKRISVLEATLATKLLHRTTRRIALTDDGERARQWAEKLLGDLQEFLGEISAARHQPTGSLHICSSFGFGRNHVAPAICKLSQTYPKLDIRLDVFDRVVDIVGEGFDLEIRVGDDLPGQHLGRKLVSNRRVLCATTEYLERRGMPHSLDDLAAHDCLVLKERNNAFGVWNLTKDGHEESVRVSGPLSSNNGEIVLEWALSGGGILLRSMWDVKPMLEQGRLVQVLHGYTQSANVWAVYPTRLSESAKLRVCVEFLEEYFRHLSVE from the coding sequence ATGAACACGAATCGTGAGCAGTTTCCGTTGCCGGAAGATTTAAAGGTCTTCCTGACTGTTATCCGAAAAAACGGCTTCGCGAATGCCGCCGAAGAGTTGGGTTATTCACCTGCCTACATAAGCAAACGCATTTCCGTACTTGAGGCGACTCTAGCCACAAAGCTGCTGCACCGCACAACAAGACGTATTGCGCTGACCGACGACGGCGAACGAGCCCGGCAATGGGCAGAAAAACTGCTGGGAGACCTCCAGGAATTTCTTGGCGAAATCTCCGCAGCGCGGCATCAACCTACAGGGTCGCTGCATATTTGCAGCAGCTTCGGTTTTGGACGTAACCACGTAGCACCAGCGATCTGCAAACTATCGCAGACCTACCCGAAACTCGATATCCGTCTGGACGTGTTTGACCGTGTAGTCGATATCGTCGGCGAGGGGTTTGACCTTGAGATACGTGTCGGGGATGACCTGCCGGGTCAGCACCTGGGCCGAAAACTTGTGAGCAATCGACGAGTGCTCTGTGCAACTACGGAGTATCTGGAGCGGCGCGGCATGCCTCACTCATTAGATGACCTGGCCGCCCATGATTGCTTGGTACTGAAAGAGCGAAATAACGCATTCGGCGTTTGGAACCTGACAAAGGACGGACACGAAGAGTCGGTGCGCGTAAGCGGCCCTTTGTCCTCCAACAACGGTGAGATTGTTCTGGAGTGGGCATTGAGCGGTGGAGGGATCTTGTTGCGATCGATGTGGGACGTTAAACCGATGCTGGAACAAGGACGACTGGTGCAAGTACTTCACGGATACACTCAAAGCGCGAACGTATGGGCTGTGTACCCCACCAGACTTAGCGAGTCGGCAAAATTGAGGGTTTGTGTCGAGTTTCTCGAAGAGTATTTTCGCCATCTATCGGTTGAGTGA
- a CDS encoding DUF3833 domain-containing protein produces MTRFLLLLGLALSIASCGSVDVARYADQQPALSLEQFFSQPVKAWGMFQKRNGEVVKRFEVDIASRREGENLILDERFRYSDGTHERRVWTLTPGGNGQWSGRAHDVVGVAQGQIAGNTFHWRYRLNLPVDDSTYEMSMDDWMYLVDEDTLINRTRMSKWGFEVGQVTVFFRRQNAGANP; encoded by the coding sequence ATGACTCGATTTCTGCTGCTGTTAGGACTGGCGCTCAGCATTGCAAGCTGCGGCAGTGTCGATGTTGCTCGTTACGCCGATCAGCAACCGGCATTGAGTCTAGAGCAGTTTTTCAGCCAGCCCGTCAAAGCTTGGGGGATGTTTCAGAAGCGCAACGGCGAAGTGGTCAAGCGCTTTGAGGTCGATATTGCCAGCCGTCGTGAGGGTGAAAACCTGATCCTCGACGAGCGCTTCCGTTACAGCGACGGCACCCATGAACGCCGAGTCTGGACCCTCACTCCTGGCGGCAATGGTCAGTGGAGCGGTCGCGCGCACGATGTGGTCGGTGTCGCACAGGGCCAGATCGCAGGCAACACTTTCCACTGGCGTTATCGCCTGAATCTGCCGGTCGACGACTCGACTTACGAGATGAGCATGGACGACTGGATGTACCTGGTCGACGAAGACACGTTGATCAACCGCACCCGTATGTCCAAGTGGGGCTTCGAAGTCGGTCAGGTGACGGTGTTCTTCCGGCGCCAGAACGCTGGAGCGAACCCATGA
- the leuC gene encoding 3-isopropylmalate dehydratase large subunit — protein MNSPRTLYQKHIDSHTVCVLDDQGHVLLYIDRQVANEYTSPQAFSGMREAGRQVWRPSATLAVVDHVNPTAPIRIATMPDAGGAQQVSYFEENCRDFGIELFDVLDKRQGIEHVVAPEQGFILPGMIVAAGDSHTTTYGALGAFGFGIGTSEIEHLLASQTLVYKRLKTMRVTVNGSLATGVTSKDIIMALIEKIGASGATGYAIEFAGPTINDLSVEARMTICNMAVEAGARGAFMAPDEKVFAYLQSRPRAPQGEMWEQAVAKWRGLHSDEGALFDREVTLDVGALEPMVTWGTSPDQAAPVGSRVPDPASQTDLILRQGMQRALDYMGLVPGMPLSDVIISHAFIGSCTNARIEDLRDVARVVRGKRVAAHVRAMIVPGSTLVRSQAEEEGLAQIFLDAGFEWRQSGCSMCLAMNDDVLAPGDRCASSTNRNFEGRQGAGARTHLMSPAMVAAAAITGHLTDVRSFALEA, from the coding sequence ATGAATAGCCCCAGAACGCTCTACCAGAAACACATCGACAGCCACACTGTTTGTGTTCTCGATGATCAGGGCCATGTCCTTTTATACATTGACCGCCAAGTCGCTAATGAATACACAAGTCCACAGGCCTTTAGCGGTATGCGTGAAGCAGGCCGCCAGGTCTGGCGCCCGAGCGCGACTCTGGCGGTGGTAGACCACGTTAACCCGACTGCTCCAATTCGCATTGCCACAATGCCGGACGCCGGCGGCGCACAACAGGTCTCTTACTTCGAAGAAAACTGCCGAGACTTCGGAATTGAACTGTTCGATGTTCTCGATAAACGTCAAGGCATCGAGCACGTCGTTGCGCCTGAGCAAGGCTTCATACTGCCGGGCATGATCGTCGCAGCCGGTGACAGTCATACCACGACCTATGGTGCATTGGGCGCGTTTGGTTTCGGCATCGGTACCTCCGAAATAGAACACTTGCTGGCATCACAGACACTGGTCTACAAACGCTTGAAGACCATGCGTGTAACGGTGAACGGTTCACTCGCAACCGGCGTCACCTCCAAGGACATCATCATGGCTCTGATCGAAAAGATCGGAGCTTCGGGCGCCACAGGTTACGCAATTGAGTTTGCGGGGCCGACGATCAATGACCTCAGCGTTGAAGCCAGGATGACCATCTGCAACATGGCTGTAGAAGCTGGTGCGAGAGGCGCCTTCATGGCACCGGACGAAAAAGTCTTTGCCTACCTGCAATCCAGGCCCCGCGCACCTCAAGGCGAGATGTGGGAGCAGGCAGTCGCGAAATGGAGAGGACTGCACAGCGACGAAGGAGCTCTCTTTGATCGTGAAGTCACTCTCGATGTTGGTGCGCTGGAACCCATGGTCACCTGGGGTACGAGCCCTGATCAGGCGGCGCCGGTTGGAAGTCGTGTACCCGATCCCGCCAGTCAGACAGACCTCATATTGCGTCAGGGCATGCAGCGAGCCTTGGACTACATGGGCCTGGTACCCGGAATGCCGCTCAGCGACGTGATAATTAGCCATGCGTTCATTGGTTCCTGCACCAATGCCAGGATTGAAGACTTGCGTGATGTTGCACGAGTGGTGCGCGGTAAACGAGTCGCTGCCCATGTGCGAGCAATGATCGTCCCGGGATCGACCTTGGTGCGTAGCCAGGCGGAAGAGGAGGGGCTCGCGCAGATTTTCCTGGATGCGGGTTTTGAGTGGCGGCAATCAGGCTGCTCGATGTGCCTGGCCATGAATGATGACGTGCTCGCACCCGGTGACCGGTGTGCATCCAGTACCAATCGCAATTTTGAAGGCCGTCAGGGCGCCGGTGCGCGCACCCATCTGATGAGCCCCGCGATGGTCGCTGCGGCGGCGATTACCGGGCATTTGACTGACGTTCGATCTTTCGCTCTGGAGGCGTGA
- a CDS encoding TonB-dependent siderophore receptor yields the protein MSSSPVSQRHPLSRAMHGAILGLIVSSYALPSLAQTSGADHSNQVKQWNIAPGPLAPALDRFAREAGISLSFDASSVANRTTAGVNGALDTSAALSALLQGSELQIEQQGPNAYLLTLQAKTTGPLELDATAVEDYRLAPLIINAKVRVSADDDTNSVVAKELWVGGKVATSILNTPASVSVVTNKEMQQRSVSTTEEALQYTPGVVSDFYGTDDRNDYFQIRGFQATTYRDGLTLSSMRGVREDPFAYERIEILRGANSTLFGPADPGGSVNFVTKQPRFEKFGQGYVTYGSFDHVETGIDVGDALNDEKTLAGRFTAKGQNSDREYDHSQDDNQLFMGGLTWAPTDYTSATMILDYLKTESSPNSGGYPLDREYDRSKFYGEPSYNFHDVERTSLSGNVTHDFDNGFVLRSNLRYSQLTDDFGYVYLSDSAARVGTSVDRYLFGTDTDADQFNGNLMLQYDARFENIDSSSLVGVEYLDSTTKESSVYALTTPIDIANPVFTGVPRSIAPYAVNKRDATTKAVFLQQNLSFYERFIVTGGVRNDSMDLTSKGLQSTEKDNFSETSYRGALTYIVNDEVSTYVSMVESVSPPQVGVTPQTGRQYEVGVKYAPMGMDALFSAAVYDLTQENVTIAVVLPSGIIEQQTVGESRARGLDLEAKAQVTQNLSLIGGYSYMESEVLRGSLYDGSSLKGNEFATAPKHSASLWSYYDVPATDVSVGLGARYVGAYYFDAANSGKSDGTTLFDAAFNYKIAKGTDLAVNVSNLLDEQHVVGSGTANFYNPGREITAKLSYNW from the coding sequence ATGAGTTCGTCCCCTGTTTCGCAGCGCCATCCATTAAGTCGTGCCATGCACGGTGCGATCTTGGGTTTGATCGTGAGCAGCTACGCATTGCCATCGCTGGCGCAAACCTCGGGCGCTGATCACAGCAATCAAGTCAAACAGTGGAATATCGCCCCCGGCCCACTGGCGCCGGCGCTTGACCGCTTTGCGCGCGAGGCTGGCATCAGCCTTTCCTTCGACGCCTCGAGTGTGGCGAACCGCACCACGGCTGGCGTGAATGGCGCGCTCGATACGTCGGCAGCGCTGTCAGCCCTGCTCCAGGGCAGCGAATTGCAGATCGAACAGCAAGGCCCGAATGCTTATCTGCTGACCCTTCAAGCAAAAACCACCGGCCCGCTGGAGCTCGACGCAACGGCCGTCGAGGACTACCGCCTCGCCCCGCTCATCATCAATGCCAAAGTCAGGGTCAGTGCCGACGACGACACCAATTCCGTAGTTGCCAAGGAGCTCTGGGTGGGCGGCAAGGTCGCCACCAGCATTCTCAATACACCGGCATCGGTGTCGGTGGTGACCAACAAGGAAATGCAGCAACGCAGCGTCAGCACCACGGAAGAAGCGCTGCAATATACGCCGGGCGTGGTCAGTGACTTTTATGGTACGGATGATCGCAACGACTATTTCCAGATCCGCGGCTTCCAGGCCACCACCTACCGTGACGGCTTGACCCTGAGCTCGATGCGCGGCGTACGCGAAGACCCATTCGCCTATGAGCGCATCGAGATTCTACGTGGCGCCAACTCCACCCTGTTCGGCCCTGCCGACCCGGGCGGTTCGGTAAATTTCGTGACCAAACAGCCGCGCTTCGAGAAGTTTGGCCAAGGCTATGTCACCTACGGTTCGTTTGATCATGTCGAGACCGGCATCGATGTCGGCGATGCGCTGAACGACGAGAAAACCCTGGCCGGCCGCTTTACTGCCAAAGGCCAGAACAGCGACCGCGAATACGACCACTCGCAGGACGACAACCAATTGTTTATGGGTGGCCTGACCTGGGCACCGACGGATTACACGTCGGCCACGATGATTCTGGACTACCTGAAAACTGAAAGTTCGCCCAACAGCGGCGGCTATCCGCTGGATCGGGAATACGACCGCAGCAAGTTTTATGGCGAGCCCAGCTACAACTTCCACGATGTCGAGCGCACCAGCCTCAGCGGTAATGTCACCCATGATTTCGACAACGGTTTCGTGCTGCGCAGCAATCTGCGTTACAGCCAGTTGACCGATGATTTTGGCTACGTGTACCTCAGCGACAGCGCCGCACGTGTCGGTACTAGCGTCGATCGATACCTGTTTGGAACGGACACTGACGCCGACCAGTTCAACGGCAATCTGATGCTGCAATACGATGCCCGCTTCGAGAACATCGACAGCAGCAGCCTGGTGGGCGTGGAGTATCTCGATTCGACCACCAAGGAAAGCTCGGTCTACGCGCTTACAACCCCGATCGACATTGCCAACCCCGTGTTTACTGGCGTTCCACGCTCAATCGCGCCGTATGCCGTCAACAAACGAGACGCAACCACCAAGGCCGTCTTCCTTCAGCAGAACCTGTCGTTCTACGAGCGTTTCATCGTCACCGGGGGCGTGCGCAACGACTCGATGGACCTGACCAGCAAAGGCTTGCAATCCACCGAGAAAGACAACTTCTCCGAAACCTCCTACCGAGGTGCGTTGACCTACATCGTCAACGACGAGGTGTCTACCTATGTGAGCATGGTCGAATCGGTCTCGCCGCCGCAGGTTGGCGTGACACCGCAGACAGGCAGGCAGTACGAAGTGGGTGTGAAGTATGCGCCGATGGGAATGGACGCACTGTTCTCCGCCGCAGTGTATGACCTGACCCAGGAAAACGTCACCATCGCCGTGGTGCTGCCGAGCGGCATCATTGAGCAGCAGACGGTGGGCGAATCGCGGGCGCGTGGCCTCGATCTGGAGGCCAAGGCGCAGGTAACGCAGAACCTCAGCCTGATCGGTGGCTATTCCTACATGGAGTCTGAAGTACTGCGCGGTTCGTTGTACGACGGCAGCTCGCTGAAGGGTAACGAGTTCGCCACGGCACCCAAGCATTCCGCCTCGCTCTGGAGTTACTACGACGTACCCGCCACCGATGTCAGCGTGGGCCTGGGTGCACGCTACGTCGGCGCTTATTACTTCGATGCAGCCAACTCCGGCAAAAGCGATGGCACCACGCTGTTCGACGCCGCCTTCAACTACAAGATCGCCAAGGGCACCGACCTGGCGGTGAACGTCAGCAACCTGCTGGACGAGCAGCACGTGGTCGGCTCCGGCACCGCGAACTTCTACAACCCGGGCCGCGAGATTACCGCCAAGCTGAGCTACAACTGGTAA
- a CDS encoding alpha/beta hydrolase: MFAGFLKDHRHVNGMDIAYRIGGSGPGLLLLHGHPQTHVIWHKVAEQLAVHFTVIAADLRGYGDSGKPLANDDHTNYSKREMAKDCVELMNSLGFERFALLAHDRGARVAHRLALDHPAAVQRMVLLDIAPTLSMYAQTNEAFARAYWHWFFLIRPAPLPETLIEANPEAYLRSVMGSRSAGLKPFTPEAFGEYLRCLKLPGAARGICEDYRASASIDLEHDRADIEAGRHLSLPLLVLWGAEGTVGRCFEPLKEWQQVATDVRGKALSAGHYLAEEVPEVLLAEAMAFLR, from the coding sequence ATGTTTGCCGGATTCCTCAAAGACCATCGTCATGTCAACGGTATGGACATTGCCTATCGCATTGGCGGGAGCGGGCCGGGCCTGCTGTTGCTGCACGGGCACCCTCAGACCCATGTCATTTGGCACAAGGTCGCCGAACAACTGGCCGTGCATTTCACCGTGATCGCCGCCGACCTGCGCGGTTATGGTGATAGCGGTAAGCCTCTAGCCAACGACGACCACACCAATTACTCCAAACGCGAAATGGCCAAGGACTGTGTCGAGCTGATGAATTCCTTGGGCTTCGAACGCTTCGCTCTGCTGGCCCACGACCGAGGCGCCCGCGTTGCCCATCGCCTGGCGTTGGATCATCCCGCTGCAGTGCAACGCATGGTGCTGCTGGACATCGCGCCAACCTTGTCGATGTACGCCCAAACCAACGAAGCATTTGCCCGTGCGTACTGGCACTGGTTTTTCCTGATCCGCCCGGCACCATTGCCGGAAACCCTGATCGAAGCCAATCCGGAAGCCTACCTGCGCAGCGTGATGGGCAGTCGTAGTGCGGGGCTCAAACCGTTTACTCCCGAAGCTTTCGGCGAATACCTGCGTTGCCTGAAACTTCCGGGCGCCGCCCGGGGTATCTGTGAGGACTACCGCGCCAGCGCCAGCATAGATCTTGAGCATGACCGTGCCGACATCGAAGCCGGTCGTCACCTGAGTCTTCCATTGCTGGTTTTATGGGGCGCCGAAGGCACGGTCGGCCGTTGCTTCGAACCGCTCAAGGAATGGCAACAGGTCGCCACAGATGTTCGTGGCAAGGCGTTGTCAGCCGGCCATTACCTTGCTGAAGAAGTCCCAGAGGTATTGCTCGCCGAGGCCATGGCTTTCCTGCGTTGA
- the folE gene encoding GTP cyclohydrolase I FolE — protein MSPLLASHYREILVGVGENPEREGLLDTPQRAAKAMQYLCNGYAMSLEDVTNGALFESQSDEMVIVSDIELYSLCEHHMLPFIGKAHVAYIPTGRVLGLSKVARVVDMFARRLQIQENLTQQIAQAIQQITDAAGVAVVIEARHMCMMMRGVAKQNSIMTSSVMLGAFRDSSTTRQEFLQLIGRR, from the coding sequence ATGAGCCCACTACTAGCCAGCCATTACCGTGAAATCCTCGTTGGCGTCGGTGAAAATCCTGAGCGCGAGGGTCTGCTGGACACGCCCCAGCGCGCCGCCAAGGCCATGCAATACCTGTGCAACGGTTACGCGATGAGCCTGGAAGACGTTACCAACGGTGCGCTGTTCGAGTCGCAGAGCGATGAGATGGTGATCGTCAGCGACATCGAGCTTTATTCATTGTGTGAGCACCATATGCTGCCGTTTATCGGCAAGGCGCATGTGGCGTACATCCCCACGGGCCGGGTGCTGGGGCTGTCGAAGGTCGCGCGGGTCGTCGATATGTTCGCGCGGCGCCTGCAGATCCAGGAAAACCTCACTCAGCAGATTGCTCAAGCCATCCAGCAGATCACCGATGCCGCCGGGGTCGCGGTGGTCATTGAGGCGCGGCACATGTGCATGATGATGCGCGGTGTCGCCAAGCAGAATTCGATCATGACCTCCTCTGTCATGCTCGGCGCCTTTCGCGACAGCTCGACAACGCGGCAGGAATTTCTCCAGCTCATCGGCCGGCGTTAG
- the leuD gene encoding 3-isopropylmalate dehydratase small subunit yields the protein MQPFTTVIGSAAPFLAANIDTDVIMPKQFLKGIDRKGLDQGLFFDLRFLESGEPNPAFILNQPAWNDAAFLLVGPNFGCGSSREHAVWGLKQVGIRALIGTSFAGIFYDNCQRNGMLAIQVSEAQLKQIAGVISNAATAKINVSLPEQTIELADGAVIHFEIDQLRKQSLLLGLDAIGTTLRRTEQIRSFETRYLSENPWL from the coding sequence ATGCAACCTTTCACCACGGTAATCGGCAGTGCGGCACCGTTTTTGGCTGCCAACATCGACACCGACGTCATCATGCCCAAGCAGTTCCTCAAGGGGATCGATCGCAAGGGGCTGGACCAAGGCCTGTTCTTCGATCTGCGATTTCTTGAGTCCGGCGAACCCAATCCAGCTTTCATTCTCAATCAGCCCGCCTGGAACGATGCCGCTTTTCTGCTGGTCGGGCCAAACTTCGGTTGTGGATCAAGCCGCGAGCATGCCGTCTGGGGCTTGAAACAAGTCGGTATCAGAGCACTCATTGGCACTAGCTTTGCCGGTATTTTTTATGACAACTGCCAGCGAAATGGCATGCTGGCCATCCAGGTGTCCGAAGCGCAACTGAAACAAATTGCAGGCGTTATCAGCAACGCAGCAACAGCGAAGATCAACGTGAGTCTGCCAGAGCAAACGATCGAATTAGCTGACGGTGCAGTTATTCACTTTGAGATTGATCAATTGCGTAAGCAGTCGCTGTTACTCGGCCTGGATGCCATTGGCACCACGCTTCGGCGTACCGAACAGATTCGCAGCTTTGAAACCCGGTATCTGTCGGAGAATCCCTGGTTGTGA
- a CDS encoding DsbA family oxidoreductase, with translation MTFPVSIDFVSDVVCPWCALGATALEQAIANVAGEVAVELTFKPFELNPDMPAGGEHAIKHMMRKYGRSAEEVASRNEMIVARGKAIGFQFDLEKRSHFYNTFDAHRLLLWAAQEGRQVALKIILLKAYFTNGENPSDHETLVRLAGEAGLSTTRAQEILTSEAFALEVRELEGFYLERGINSVPALVLNGRQLVSGSLSVKEYEQILRQVARESAPA, from the coding sequence ATGACTTTTCCCGTCAGTATCGACTTTGTATCGGATGTTGTGTGCCCCTGGTGCGCACTCGGCGCCACAGCGCTGGAACAAGCCATCGCCAATGTTGCCGGCGAGGTTGCCGTGGAGCTGACCTTCAAGCCCTTCGAACTGAACCCGGACATGCCGGCCGGGGGCGAGCACGCCATCAAGCACATGATGCGCAAATACGGGCGCAGCGCCGAAGAAGTCGCCTCGCGCAATGAAATGATCGTCGCGCGCGGCAAAGCCATCGGTTTTCAGTTCGACCTGGAAAAGCGCAGCCATTTCTACAATACCTTCGATGCCCATCGCCTTCTGCTCTGGGCCGCGCAGGAAGGTCGCCAGGTCGCGCTGAAGATAATCCTGCTCAAGGCTTATTTCACCAATGGCGAGAACCCCAGCGACCACGAAACACTGGTGCGCCTGGCCGGTGAAGCGGGACTTTCTACCACCCGCGCCCAGGAGATTTTGACTAGCGAGGCGTTCGCTCTCGAGGTCCGTGAACTTGAAGGTTTCTACCTTGAGCGCGGAATTAATTCGGTCCCGGCCTTGGTGCTGAACGGTCGCCAGTTGGTGTCCGGATCGCTATCCGTCAAGGAATACGAACAAATCCTCAGGCAAGTGGCACGAGAGTCCGCCCCGGCCTGA
- a CDS encoding sigma-70 family RNA polymerase sigma factor, producing the protein MRSDETLGTADPGLLYRTHFSWLQGWLVRRIGCRDNAADLAQDTFVRVLKHRHQSGALREPRAYLSSIARGLMIDQYRRRELERAYLESITLLPQHEVPSEESRLMILDALERIDRLLDSLKPRVRQAFLFARLDGLTCAQIAEKLGVSRATVERDLATALQHCYRLRYVEA; encoded by the coding sequence ATGCGTAGCGACGAAACACTAGGTACTGCAGATCCAGGGCTGCTCTATCGCACCCACTTCTCGTGGCTACAGGGCTGGCTGGTCCGTCGCATCGGCTGTCGCGACAACGCCGCAGATCTGGCGCAGGACACTTTCGTCCGTGTGCTCAAACACCGCCATCAGTCCGGCGCCCTGCGCGAGCCACGCGCCTATTTGAGCAGCATTGCCCGCGGTCTGATGATTGATCAGTATCGTCGTCGCGAACTCGAACGTGCCTACCTGGAAAGCATCACCTTGCTGCCTCAACACGAGGTTCCATCGGAAGAAAGCCGGCTGATGATACTGGACGCGCTCGAGCGCATAGACCGTCTGCTTGACTCGCTTAAACCAAGAGTTCGTCAGGCGTTTTTATTTGCCCGACTCGACGGTCTGACCTGCGCGCAAATCGCCGAAAAGCTCGGAGTCTCCCGCGCGACGGTGGAGCGCGACCTGGCCACCGCCCTGCAACACTGCTATCGCTTGCGTTATGTCGAGGCCTGA
- a CDS encoding 4-oxalocrotonate tautomerase family protein → MPFISVRITRDGVTKEQKSQVIAEITKTMQTVLNKDPHLTHIVIEEVDTDNWGYAGITTTEYRQQLTESKK, encoded by the coding sequence ATGCCTTTCATCAGCGTTCGTATCACTCGCGACGGCGTTACCAAAGAACAGAAATCTCAAGTCATCGCCGAGATCACCAAAACCATGCAAACCGTCCTTAACAAGGACCCGCACCTTACCCACATCGTTATCGAAGAGGTCGACACCGATAACTGGGGCTATGCGGGAATTACCACCACCGAGTACCGCCAACAACTGACGGAGTCGAAGAAATGA
- a CDS encoding cysteine hydrolase → MSNAPYPLDRTAYLLVDPYNDFLSENGKVFPLIKPIAEQVGLLDNLRALDRAVRAQNIPVIIVPHHRWEHGDYEGWDHPTPTQCKIMHMHHFARGEWGGEWHPDFAPKDGDIVVQEHWGASGFANTDLDFRLKQKGITHVIIVGLLANTCIEATARYASELGYHVTLVRDATAAFRAEMMHAAHELNGPTFAHSIVTTQELIEALAQQE, encoded by the coding sequence ATGTCGAACGCCCCTTATCCGCTCGATCGCACCGCTTACCTGCTGGTCGACCCGTACAACGATTTCCTCTCGGAAAACGGCAAGGTCTTCCCCTTGATCAAGCCGATTGCCGAACAGGTCGGGCTGCTCGACAACCTGCGAGCCCTCGATCGCGCCGTACGAGCGCAGAACATTCCGGTAATCATCGTGCCGCACCACCGCTGGGAACATGGCGACTACGAAGGCTGGGATCATCCAACACCGACCCAGTGCAAAATCATGCACATGCACCACTTCGCACGCGGTGAATGGGGCGGCGAATGGCATCCCGATTTCGCGCCGAAGGACGGCGACATTGTCGTGCAGGAACATTGGGGCGCCAGCGGTTTTGCCAACACCGACCTTGACTTTCGCCTGAAGCAGAAAGGCATCACCCACGTCATCATCGTCGGCCTGCTCGCCAACACCTGCATCGAAGCGACCGCCCGCTACGCCTCGGAATTGGGCTACCACGTCACGCTGGTGCGCGATGCGACCGCCGCTTTCCGCGCGGAAATGATGCACGCCGCCCATGAGTTGAACGGGCCGACTTTCGCTCATTCAATCGTCACCACCCAAGAATTGATTGAGGCGCTGGCACAACAGGAGTAA